In a single window of the Flavivirga spongiicola genome:
- a CDS encoding arylsulfatase encodes MKSLKSSLCFLSIIITISCNTSQKSEKKIATKPNIIYILADDLGYGDLGVYGQKKIETPNIDGLAKEGLLFTQHYSGAPVCAPARSVLLTGKHLGHSYVRGNDEWGARGEKGDVWNYKKMIKDSTLEGQRPFPKNTTTIPSLLKRVGYKTGMFGKWGLGAPHTESIPTKMGFDYFFGYNCQRQAHTYNPVHLYENDKRYHLTANDTIAPNTRLYNNEDPYDLKSYEKYNQPIYAPEISFEKMISFVDSTDNAPFFLYWASPIPHAPLQAPKNWVDYYVKKFGDEKPYIGNKGYFPNRYPRATYAAMISYLDENVGKLIKHLKETGKYENTIIIFTSDNGPTYNGGTDSPWFDSAGPFASEYGRGKGFLYEGGIRVPMIASWPGKIKAGSTTDHVSAFWDVMPTLCDIVNTTTPKEIDGISFLNTLINEDKQKEHDFLYWEFPEYNGQVAVRMGKWKILWKDIKKGNKDVELYNLENDLIEMNNIADKHPEIIKRFYEIIKTEHSTPEIEKFRIDALEDIYKSMNIELKNN; translated from the coding sequence ATGAAGTCCCTAAAGAGTAGTTTGTGTTTCCTGTCTATAATTATTACAATTTCTTGTAATACATCTCAAAAATCAGAAAAAAAAATAGCCACAAAGCCTAATATAATTTATATACTAGCAGACGATTTAGGATATGGTGATTTAGGGGTTTATGGACAAAAAAAAATAGAAACGCCTAATATTGATGGATTGGCAAAAGAAGGTCTCTTATTTACACAACATTATTCTGGTGCTCCTGTTTGTGCCCCGGCCAGGTCTGTTTTACTAACAGGGAAACATTTAGGTCATTCTTATGTTAGAGGAAATGATGAATGGGGTGCTCGTGGAGAAAAAGGCGATGTTTGGAATTATAAAAAAATGATAAAAGACTCAACACTAGAAGGTCAAAGGCCATTTCCAAAAAATACAACTACTATTCCAAGTCTTTTAAAACGAGTAGGCTACAAAACGGGTATGTTTGGTAAATGGGGACTTGGAGCGCCCCATACCGAATCCATACCTACAAAAATGGGATTTGATTACTTTTTTGGATATAATTGCCAACGACAAGCCCATACATACAACCCTGTGCATTTATATGAAAATGATAAAAGGTATCATCTAACCGCAAACGATACTATTGCGCCAAATACGAGGCTTTATAATAATGAGGACCCTTACGACTTAAAAAGTTATGAGAAATACAACCAACCTATTTACGCTCCTGAGATTTCGTTTGAAAAAATGATTAGTTTTGTAGATAGCACCGACAATGCTCCCTTCTTTTTATACTGGGCAAGCCCTATACCGCATGCACCATTACAAGCTCCTAAAAATTGGGTAGATTATTACGTGAAAAAATTTGGTGACGAAAAACCTTATATAGGAAATAAGGGGTATTTCCCAAACAGATATCCTCGTGCAACTTATGCGGCTATGATATCTTATCTTGATGAAAATGTAGGCAAGCTAATCAAACATTTAAAAGAAACTGGTAAGTATGAAAATACCATCATTATCTTTACTTCAGATAATGGTCCAACATACAATGGAGGTACGGATTCCCCATGGTTTGATAGCGCAGGTCCTTTTGCCAGTGAATATGGCAGAGGGAAAGGTTTTTTATATGAAGGTGGGATACGAGTTCCTATGATTGCTTCATGGCCGGGAAAAATAAAAGCTGGATCAACTACAGATCATGTCTCAGCTTTTTGGGATGTTATGCCTACATTATGTGATATAGTAAACACAACAACTCCTAAAGAGATTGATGGTATAAGCTTTTTAAATACCTTAATTAATGAAGATAAACAAAAGGAACATGATTTTTTATATTGGGAGTTCCCAGAATATAATGGACAAGTTGCTGTAAGAATGGGTAAATGGAAAATACTTTGGAAGGATATAAAGAAAGGGAATAAAGATGTAGAGCTCTATAATTTAGAGAATGATTTAATTGAAATGAACAATATTGCTGATAAACACCCCGAAATCATCAAAAGGTTCTATGAAATAATAAAGACAGAACATAGTACTCCAGAAATAGAAAAGTTTAGAATTGATGCCCTGGAAGATATTTATAAATCCATGAATATTGAGCTTAAAAATAACTAA
- the ilvA gene encoding threonine ammonia-lyase IlvA, translating into MNKENVTYFPSIDNIKVAADTIKKVSAVTPLSPSLRYSKYYDANILLKREDLQQVRSYKIRGAYNKISSLTSEESKKGVVCASAGNHAQGVALSCKLLEIEGTIYMPAPTPNQKVEQVKMFGGDFIDIKLIGDTFDDAYHAAMLECEQLHKTFIHPFNDEKVIEGQATIGLEILEQSKTPIDYVFIAVGGGGLAAGLSTVFKQISPNTKIIGVEPEGAPSMSMSIKNNKNTELEHIEKFIDGAAVKRVGDLTFPICKENLHDMITVPEGKVCETILELYNRDAIVVEPAGALSISALDFYAEDIKGKNVVCVVSGSNNDITRTSEIKERALLYANLKHYFIVKFPQRAGALKEFVVDILGENDDITYFQYAKKTNRENGSAVVGIQLKSATDLEPLIIKMKRHNFYGDYLNDKPDLFQFLV; encoded by the coding sequence ATGAATAAGGAAAACGTTACATATTTTCCTAGTATTGATAATATTAAGGTGGCTGCCGATACTATTAAAAAAGTATCGGCAGTTACGCCTTTAAGCCCTAGTTTAAGGTATTCAAAATATTACGATGCTAATATTCTTTTAAAGCGCGAAGACTTACAACAAGTTCGATCTTATAAAATTAGAGGTGCTTATAATAAAATAAGTTCATTAACCTCTGAAGAATCTAAAAAAGGGGTTGTTTGTGCAAGTGCAGGAAATCATGCTCAAGGTGTCGCATTGTCTTGTAAATTATTAGAGATTGAAGGGACTATTTATATGCCGGCTCCTACACCAAATCAAAAGGTAGAACAGGTTAAAATGTTTGGTGGTGATTTCATTGATATTAAACTTATTGGTGATACGTTTGATGATGCCTATCATGCTGCTATGTTAGAATGCGAGCAGTTGCATAAAACATTTATTCATCCTTTTAATGATGAAAAAGTTATAGAAGGACAGGCCACTATTGGTTTAGAAATTCTAGAACAATCTAAAACCCCTATCGATTATGTTTTTATAGCAGTAGGTGGTGGTGGATTAGCAGCTGGTTTGTCTACAGTTTTTAAACAAATTTCACCGAATACTAAAATCATTGGCGTAGAACCAGAAGGAGCACCTTCTATGTCTATGTCTATCAAAAATAATAAAAATACAGAATTAGAGCATATTGAAAAGTTTATCGATGGTGCTGCAGTAAAGCGCGTAGGAGATTTAACATTTCCAATTTGTAAAGAGAACTTGCATGACATGATAACGGTTCCGGAAGGGAAAGTGTGTGAAACTATTTTAGAGCTTTATAATAGAGATGCTATTGTAGTAGAACCTGCCGGTGCATTAAGCATTTCTGCTTTAGATTTTTATGCTGAAGACATAAAAGGTAAAAATGTGGTATGTGTGGTTAGTGGCAGTAATAATGATATTACCAGAACATCAGAAATTAAAGAGCGTGCATTGTTGTATGCCAACTTAAAGCATTATTTTATTGTTAAGTTTCCACAACGTGCAGGTGCGCTAAAAGAGTTTGTTGTTGATATTTTGGGTGAAAATGATGATATCACCTATTTTCAATATGCTAAAAAAACAAACCGTGAAAATGGCTCCGCTGTAGTCGGCATTCAATTAAAATCTGCTACCGATTTGGAGCCTCTTATAATTAAAATGAAACGTCATAATTTTTATGGTGATTACCTAAATGATAAACCGGATTTGTTTCAGTTTTTGGTATGA
- the ilvC gene encoding ketol-acid reductoisomerase, whose amino-acid sequence MGNYFNTLSLRDKLDQLSKCRFMDASEFSDGVNALKDKKIVIVGCGAQGLNQGLNMRDSGLDISYALRDAAIAEKRASFVKATDNGFAVGTYQELIPSADLVLNLTPDKQHTNAVNAVMPLMKQGATLSYSHGFNIVEEGMQIREDLTVIMVAPKCPGSEVREEYKRGFGVPTLIAVHPENDPEGKGLEQAKAYAVGTGGDRAGVLESSFVAEVKSDLMGEQTILCGLLQTGSILCFDKMVEKGIDAGYASKLIQYGWETITEGLKYGGITNMMDRLSNPAKIKAFELSEELKEIMRPLFQKHMDDIMQGNFSKGMMEDWANDDKNLLDWRAATGETAFEKTPASDVEISEQEFYDNGVLMVAMVRAGVELAFEAMTDSGIIDASAYYESLHETPLIANTIARRKLYEMNSVISDTAEYGCYLFDHACKPLLADFMKTIDTDVIGKAYSKNNGNTVDNAKLIEVNKALRSHPVEKVGEVLRASMTAMKPIV is encoded by the coding sequence ATGGGAAATTATTTTAACACACTCTCGTTAAGAGATAAATTAGATCAATTATCGAAGTGTAGATTTATGGATGCTTCAGAGTTTTCAGATGGAGTAAACGCTTTAAAAGATAAAAAGATAGTCATCGTAGGGTGTGGAGCTCAAGGGCTTAATCAAGGTTTGAATATGAGGGATTCAGGATTAGATATTTCTTATGCTTTACGTGATGCTGCTATTGCTGAAAAACGTGCCTCTTTTGTTAAGGCAACGGATAATGGATTTGCAGTTGGTACCTACCAAGAGTTAATTCCATCAGCAGATTTAGTGTTAAACTTAACACCGGATAAACAGCATACAAATGCTGTAAATGCAGTGATGCCTTTAATGAAACAAGGTGCTACATTATCGTATTCTCACGGTTTTAATATTGTTGAAGAAGGGATGCAAATTCGCGAAGACCTTACGGTTATTATGGTCGCTCCAAAATGTCCTGGGTCAGAGGTGAGAGAAGAATATAAACGAGGTTTTGGTGTACCAACACTTATTGCTGTTCATCCAGAAAATGACCCAGAAGGTAAAGGTCTAGAGCAAGCAAAAGCCTATGCTGTAGGAACCGGAGGTGATAGAGCGGGTGTTTTAGAGTCTTCATTTGTCGCTGAGGTAAAAAGTGATTTAATGGGAGAGCAAACCATTCTTTGTGGATTGTTACAAACAGGTTCTATCCTTTGTTTTGATAAAATGGTTGAAAAGGGTATAGATGCAGGTTATGCGTCTAAGCTGATTCAATACGGTTGGGAAACCATTACTGAGGGGCTTAAATATGGTGGCATCACTAATATGATGGATCGTCTATCCAACCCTGCGAAAATTAAGGCTTTTGAATTATCAGAAGAATTAAAAGAGATCATGCGTCCACTATTCCAAAAACATATGGATGACATCATGCAAGGAAATTTTTCTAAAGGTATGATGGAAGATTGGGCTAATGATGATAAAAATTTATTAGATTGGAGAGCTGCTACTGGCGAAACAGCTTTTGAAAAAACACCAGCAAGTGATGTTGAAATCTCTGAACAAGAGTTTTATGACAATGGTGTATTAATGGTTGCTATGGTAAGAGCTGGTGTAGAATTAGCTTTTGAAGCGATGACCGATTCTGGAATTATAGATGCCTCGGCTTATTATGAGTCTTTGCATGAAACGCCACTAATTGCAAATACTATTGCAAGAAGAAAATTATATGAAATGAACAGTGTTATATCTGATACTGCAGAGTATGGGTGTTATTTATTCGATCATGCATGTAAGCCTCTTTTAGCAGATTTTATGAAGACTATAGATACGGATGTTATAGGGAAAGCTTATTCTAAGAATAACGGTAATACCGTAGATAACGCTAAATTAATAGAAGTGAATAAAGCTTTAAGATCTCATCCGGTTGAAAAAGTAGGAGAAGTTTTAAGAGCATCTATGACGGCTATGAAGCCGATAGTATAG
- the ilvN gene encoding acetolactate synthase small subunit, translating to MNQEIKTFTISIYTENNIGLLNRISAIFQRRHINIESLTTSKSEIEGVNRFVIVVNITEPQAKKIIGQFQKQIEVIRAYYHTDEETIFQESGMFKIKSDLLFNEPQIQNIIKESNARIVTVNKEFFVLEKSGRRNEIESLHRDLNIFGIMQFVRSGRISVTKEEMKITEMLLAFNNQ from the coding sequence ATGAACCAAGAAATAAAAACATTCACGATTTCAATATATACCGAAAATAATATCGGTTTGCTAAATCGTATATCTGCAATTTTTCAGAGAAGACATATCAATATTGAAAGCTTAACAACTTCAAAATCAGAAATTGAAGGTGTAAACAGGTTTGTTATTGTTGTAAATATTACTGAGCCCCAAGCTAAAAAAATTATAGGACAATTTCAAAAGCAGATTGAAGTGATTCGTGCCTATTATCATACCGATGAAGAAACTATTTTTCAGGAGTCGGGTATGTTTAAAATAAAATCCGATTTATTATTTAATGAACCTCAAATTCAAAATATAATAAAAGAAAGTAATGCCAGAATAGTGACTGTAAACAAGGAATTTTTTGTTTTGGAAAAATCTGGTAGAAGAAACGAAATAGAATCACTTCACAGAGATTTAAACATTTTTGGAATCATGCAATTTGTGCGGTCTGGACGTATTTCGGTAACTAAAGAAGAAATGAAAATCACAGAAATGCTTTTAGCATTTAATAACCAATAG
- the ilvB gene encoding biosynthetic-type acetolactate synthase large subunit, translating into MDIETIKKTKQMTAKTERMSGSEAIIKCLIAEDVDILYGYPGGAIMPVYDELYKYRNEIHHVLTRHEQGAAHAAQGFARISGRVGVAMATSGPGATNLITGIADAQIDSTPLVCITGQVPSHLLGTDAFQETDIIGISTPVTKWNHQVTKASEIPEVLAKAFYIAKSGRPGPVLIDITKDAQFGELDFKYEKCIGVRSYIPTPKTNLESVKAAAELINAAKKPMIVWGQGVILGQAETELKTVIEKAGIPAAWTIMGASAIPTSHPLNIGMVGMHGNYGPNKLTNECDVLIAIGMRFDDRVTGSLDTYAKQAKVIHFEIDPAEVNKNVYADVAVLGDSKDSLIELIPLLNENSHEAWHQEFKDLYAIEFEKVIKDDLHPTKEGLTMGEVLNEINIQSEGDAAIVSDVGQHQMIACRYSEFNKTKSNITSGGLGTMGFALPAAIGAKMAAPEREVVAIIGDGGFQMNIQELGTIFQQKVPVKIVVLNNEFLGMVRQWQQLFFDKRYASTEMTNPDFITIAKGYHIGGKRVTKREELADAVKEMIASKESYFLEVCVEKEDNVFPMIPSGASVSDIRLS; encoded by the coding sequence ATGGATATAGAAACAATAAAAAAAACTAAACAAATGACTGCCAAAACAGAGCGCATGAGCGGTAGTGAAGCTATTATAAAATGTTTAATAGCGGAAGATGTTGACATTCTTTATGGGTATCCGGGAGGAGCCATTATGCCAGTTTATGACGAACTATATAAATATAGAAATGAGATTCATCATGTATTAACACGTCACGAACAAGGAGCAGCACATGCAGCTCAAGGGTTTGCCAGAATTTCTGGTAGAGTAGGTGTTGCTATGGCGACATCAGGGCCTGGAGCTACTAATTTAATTACTGGAATAGCAGATGCGCAAATCGATTCTACGCCGTTAGTATGTATTACCGGACAAGTGCCTTCTCATTTACTGGGTACTGATGCGTTTCAAGAAACAGATATTATTGGTATCTCTACACCAGTTACAAAATGGAATCATCAAGTAACTAAGGCTTCCGAAATTCCAGAAGTTCTAGCTAAAGCGTTTTATATTGCTAAAAGTGGTCGTCCGGGACCCGTATTAATTGATATTACAAAAGATGCTCAGTTTGGAGAACTTGATTTTAAATATGAAAAATGTATAGGTGTAAGAAGTTATATTCCAACACCAAAAACCAATTTAGAATCTGTGAAGGCTGCTGCTGAATTAATCAATGCTGCAAAAAAACCAATGATTGTTTGGGGGCAAGGTGTTATTTTAGGTCAGGCAGAAACTGAATTAAAAACGGTTATTGAAAAAGCGGGTATTCCTGCAGCTTGGACCATTATGGGAGCTTCGGCTATACCAACATCACACCCATTGAATATAGGTATGGTTGGAATGCACGGTAACTATGGACCAAATAAATTAACCAACGAATGTGATGTGCTTATCGCAATCGGAATGCGTTTTGATGACCGTGTTACCGGAAGTTTGGATACCTATGCAAAACAAGCTAAGGTGATTCATTTTGAGATAGATCCAGCAGAGGTTAATAAAAATGTATATGCAGATGTTGCCGTTTTGGGTGACTCTAAAGACAGTTTAATAGAGTTAATACCATTGTTAAACGAAAATTCACATGAAGCATGGCATCAGGAGTTTAAGGATTTGTATGCTATTGAATTCGAAAAAGTAATTAAAGATGATCTTCATCCAACTAAAGAAGGGTTAACTATGGGTGAAGTATTAAATGAGATAAATATACAAAGTGAAGGAGATGCTGCGATTGTATCAGATGTTGGCCAACACCAAATGATCGCTTGTCGTTATTCGGAGTTCAATAAAACTAAGAGTAATATTACTTCGGGTGGTTTAGGCACTATGGGGTTTGCACTTCCAGCAGCTATTGGAGCAAAAATGGCGGCACCAGAACGTGAGGTAGTGGCTATAATTGGTGATGGTGGTTTCCAAATGAATATTCAGGAGTTAGGAACTATATTTCAACAAAAAGTACCTGTGAAAATTGTGGTATTGAATAATGAGTTTTTAGGAATGGTTCGTCAGTGGCAACAGTTGTTTTTCGATAAACGCTATGCGTCTACAGAAATGACAAACCCAGACTTTATTACTATAGCAAAAGGGTATCATATAGGAGGAAAACGTGTTACTAAAAGAGAAGAATTGGCAGATGCCGTTAAAGAAATGATAGCGTCTAAAGAGTCATATTTCTTAGAGGTTTGTGTAGAAAAAGAAGATAATGTATTTCCAATGATTCCTTCAGGAGCATCCGTTTCAGATATCCGTTTAAGTTAG
- the ilvD gene encoding dihydroxy-acid dehydratase — MKELNKYSKRLTQDESQPASQAMLYAVGLTDEDMKKAQVGIASTGYDGNPCNMHLNGLAAEVKIECKITGLVGLGFNTIGVSDGISMGTSGMNYSLASRDIIADSIETVMNAQSYDALISVVGCDKNMPGAVIAMLRLNRPSIMMYGGTIASGNYKGRKLNIVSAFEALGQKVAGEINEDEYREIIKRAIPGAGACGGMYTANTMASAIECMGFSLPYNSSIPAENPNKLSESERTAITIKNLLELDLKPLDIISKKSIENAIALVNALGGSTNAVLHFLAIAHAADIDFTLEDFQRVSDRTPLIADLKPSGKYLMEDVHGVGGTPAVMKYLLDNGYLHGDCLTVTGKTLAENLKDVEPLTFDEDSQDVIYPKDKALKTSGNLQILYGNLAGGGAVAKISGKEGLLFEGKAVVYDGEQAANTGISNGEVERGDVVVIRYVGPKGGPGMPEMLKPTSLIMGAGLGKSVALITDGRFSGGTHGFVVGHITPEAQSGGTIGLLKTGDKIRISAEDNSINVILSDEELAERKSQWVAPELKHKKGILYKYARSVSSASKGCVTDEF, encoded by the coding sequence ATGAAGGAACTTAATAAATATAGTAAAAGACTAACGCAGGATGAATCTCAGCCAGCATCTCAAGCCATGTTGTATGCAGTAGGGTTGACTGATGAAGATATGAAAAAAGCTCAAGTAGGTATTGCAAGTACAGGGTATGATGGAAACCCATGTAATATGCATTTAAATGGTTTGGCTGCCGAGGTGAAAATTGAATGTAAAATAACTGGTCTAGTTGGTTTAGGATTCAATACTATTGGTGTTAGTGATGGTATTTCAATGGGAACTTCTGGGATGAATTATTCTTTAGCATCTCGAGATATTATAGCAGATTCTATTGAAACGGTTATGAATGCCCAAAGTTATGATGCGCTTATCTCTGTAGTAGGCTGTGATAAAAACATGCCGGGAGCTGTTATTGCTATGTTGCGTTTAAATCGTCCTTCAATAATGATGTATGGTGGAACCATTGCATCAGGAAATTATAAAGGAAGAAAGTTAAATATTGTTTCAGCTTTTGAAGCGTTAGGTCAAAAAGTTGCGGGCGAAATTAATGAAGATGAATATAGAGAAATTATAAAAAGAGCCATTCCTGGAGCAGGAGCTTGTGGTGGGATGTATACAGCAAATACGATGGCTTCAGCTATAGAGTGTATGGGCTTTTCTTTACCTTACAATTCTTCAATTCCTGCAGAAAACCCAAATAAATTATCGGAAAGCGAGAGAACAGCCATAACCATTAAAAATCTATTGGAACTAGATTTAAAGCCATTAGATATTATTTCTAAAAAATCTATTGAAAATGCTATTGCGCTTGTTAACGCATTAGGAGGATCTACAAATGCAGTGTTACATTTCTTAGCGATTGCACATGCTGCAGACATAGATTTTACGCTTGAAGATTTTCAACGTGTTAGTGATAGAACACCTTTGATAGCTGATTTAAAACCTAGTGGAAAGTATTTAATGGAAGATGTTCATGGTGTTGGTGGAACCCCAGCAGTTATGAAATATTTGCTAGATAATGGTTATTTACATGGTGATTGTTTAACCGTAACAGGAAAAACATTAGCAGAAAACTTAAAAGATGTTGAACCACTTACTTTTGATGAAGATAGCCAAGATGTTATTTACCCAAAGGATAAAGCTCTAAAAACATCAGGAAATTTACAAATTCTATATGGAAACTTAGCGGGAGGCGGAGCCGTTGCAAAAATATCAGGAAAAGAAGGTTTATTGTTTGAAGGAAAAGCTGTTGTTTATGATGGAGAGCAAGCAGCCAATACAGGAATCTCTAATGGCGAAGTAGAAAGGGGAGATGTCGTTGTTATTCGTTATGTAGGTCCAAAAGGAGGTCCAGGGATGCCTGAAATGTTAAAACCTACCTCGTTAATAATGGGAGCAGGTTTAGGGAAATCTGTAGCGTTAATAACTGATGGTCGTTTTTCAGGAGGAACCCATGGGTTTGTTGTAGGGCATATTACCCCAGAAGCACAATCAGGAGGAACCATAGGGCTGTTAAAAACAGGCGATAAAATTAGAATTAGTGCAGAAGATAATTCCATTAACGTCATCCTTTCAGATGAAGAATTAGCAGAAAGGAAATCGCAATGGGTTGCACCAGAATTAAAACATAAAAAAGGAATATTATATAAATATGCGAGATCAGTATCATCAGCCTCTAAAGGGTGTGTTACTGATGAATTTTAA
- the metK gene encoding methionine adenosyltransferase, with amino-acid sequence MAYLFTSESVSEGHPDKVADQISDALIDNFLAFDTDSKVACETLVTTGQVVLAGEVKSNTYLDVQKIARETINKIGYTKGEYMFDGNSCGVLSAIHEQSDDINRGVDRASKEQQGAGDQGMMFGYATNETENFMPLALDLSHRILIELAELRREHKDITYLRPDSKSQVTIEYSDDNIPQRIDAIVVSTQHDDFGDDDTMLAKIRKDIVDILIPRVVAKLPEQIQVLFNNDIKYHINPTGKFVIGGPHGDTGLTGRKIIVDTYGGKGAHGGGAFSGKDPSKVDRSAAYATRHIAKNLVAAGVADEVLVQVSYAIGVVEPMGIFIDTYGTCSFNMTDGEIAEKVSDIFDMRPFAIEERLKLRSPMYSETAAYGHMGRNNETVTKTFTQPNGETTTLDVELFTWEKLDYIDRVKEVFGL; translated from the coding sequence ATGGCTTATTTATTTACTTCGGAAAGTGTTTCTGAAGGACACCCAGACAAAGTAGCAGATCAAATTAGTGATGCTTTAATTGACAATTTTTTAGCGTTTGACACAGACTCTAAAGTAGCTTGTGAGACCTTAGTTACCACAGGACAAGTTGTACTTGCCGGTGAAGTAAAATCTAATACGTATTTAGATGTTCAAAAAATTGCCAGAGAAACCATAAACAAAATTGGCTACACAAAAGGGGAGTATATGTTTGATGGTAATTCTTGTGGGGTACTTTCTGCAATTCATGAACAATCTGATGACATTAACAGAGGAGTTGATAGGGCGAGTAAAGAACAACAAGGTGCAGGTGACCAAGGTATGATGTTTGGTTATGCAACCAATGAAACTGAAAACTTTATGCCTTTGGCTTTAGATCTATCTCATAGAATTCTAATAGAGCTTGCCGAATTAAGGAGAGAGCATAAAGACATTACCTATTTACGTCCCGATTCTAAGAGTCAGGTAACTATCGAATACAGTGATGATAATATCCCACAACGTATTGATGCTATTGTAGTATCTACACAACACGACGATTTTGGAGATGACGACACCATGCTTGCTAAAATTAGAAAAGATATTGTTGACATTTTAATTCCACGTGTCGTTGCCAAACTACCTGAGCAAATTCAGGTTTTGTTTAATAACGACATTAAATACCATATAAACCCAACAGGGAAATTTGTTATTGGAGGGCCACATGGAGACACAGGGCTAACAGGAAGAAAAATTATTGTTGACACTTACGGTGGAAAAGGCGCTCACGGTGGTGGTGCATTTTCAGGAAAAGACCCTAGTAAAGTAGATAGAAGTGCTGCTTATGCAACACGTCATATTGCGAAAAACCTAGTTGCAGCCGGTGTTGCCGATGAGGTTTTAGTACAAGTAAGCTATGCTATTGGTGTGGTAGAACCAATGGGTATTTTTATTGATACTTATGGGACTTGTTCTTTTAATATGACAGATGGTGAAATTGCTGAAAAAGTTTCTGATATTTTTGATATGCGTCCATTTGCCATAGAAGAGCGTTTAAAACTGCGTTCACCTATGTATAGTGAAACTGCTGCTTACGGACATATGGGACGTAACAATGAAACCGTTACTAAAACATTTACACAGCCCAACGGAGAAACGACTACGCTAGATGTAGAATTATTCACTTGGGAAAAGCTAGATTATATTGATAGAGTAAAAGAAGTTTTTGGATTGTAA